The Candidatus Nanohalovita haloferacivicina genome has a window encoding:
- a CDS encoding TIGR00266 family protein, with product MEYRIKGDFSPFLEVKIQPGEEIVAETGKMSYMSDNVEMQTSASGGLMSSVKRSISGESFFVTTFSTQQGEGIINFAAEFPGDVIALDLDQGREVLAQEDAFLCSESGNLDTEFTTSLASGLLGGEGFKMTKVQGPGMAFLNAGGEVDEIQLQQGQKIKVDTGSVVAFDKGMKYNVERVKGVKNALFGGEGLFLTTLEGPGTVWIQSLPVQELALKVSQYIPTQG from the coding sequence ATGGAATACAGAATCAAAGGAGACTTCTCACCCTTCCTCGAAGTAAAAATCCAGCCTGGAGAGGAAATAGTCGCAGAAACAGGCAAAATGAGCTACATGAGCGACAACGTCGAAATGCAGACCTCGGCCTCTGGAGGCCTCATGTCCTCAGTCAAAAGATCAATCTCAGGAGAATCATTCTTCGTAACCACATTCTCAACACAACAAGGAGAAGGAATAATCAACTTCGCAGCAGAATTCCCCGGAGACGTAATAGCACTAGACCTTGACCAGGGCAGAGAAGTACTCGCACAGGAAGACGCATTCCTATGCAGCGAATCAGGCAACCTCGACACAGAATTCACAACCAGCCTGGCATCAGGCCTACTTGGAGGAGAAGGATTCAAAATGACAAAAGTACAGGGCCCAGGAATGGCCTTCCTCAACGCAGGAGGAGAAGTCGACGAAATACAGCTACAGCAAGGCCAGAAAATAAAAGTCGATACAGGCAGCGTCGTAGCATTCGACAAAGGAATGAAATACAATGTTGAAAGAGTGAAGGGAGTAAAAAACGCGCTTTTCGGAGGCGAAGGCCTCTTCCTAACAACACTCGAAGGCCCGGGCACAGTCTGGATCCAGTCACTACCCGTCCAGGAACTCGCCCTCAAAGTATCACAGTACATCCCAACACAGGGATGA
- a CDS encoding class IV adenylate cyclase: MKEIEAKILEVDPAKVRRKMQEMNAEKKFEGKVQSEFYDYEDGRIEENGILRLRRLGSETILTRKEDEENQDGAKIMNEIEFEVSDMDEARELLTSLGLQQIHKSEKTRAKWHHGRIEYVIDWYPDIPALLEIEAPTQQELTEAIEELGYDPEDAKDWDSHDLYQHYDAER; the protein is encoded by the coding sequence ATGAAGGAGATCGAGGCCAAGATACTGGAAGTAGATCCTGCCAAAGTACGCAGAAAAATGCAGGAGATGAACGCAGAGAAAAAATTCGAAGGCAAAGTACAGTCAGAGTTCTACGACTACGAAGACGGCCGCATCGAGGAAAACGGCATACTTCGACTCCGAAGGCTAGGGTCAGAGACCATTCTCACCAGAAAAGAAGATGAAGAAAACCAGGACGGCGCCAAAATAATGAACGAAATCGAATTCGAAGTCAGCGACATGGATGAAGCCCGCGAACTACTCACATCACTAGGCCTCCAACAGATACACAAAAGCGAAAAGACCAGAGCCAAATGGCACCACGGCCGAATAGAATACGTCATCGACTGGTACCCAGACATACCAGCACTACTGGAAATCGAGGCCCCAACACAGCAAGAACTCACAGAAGCCATAGAAGAACTAGGCTACGACCCTGAAGACGCCAAAGACTGGGACTCCCACGACCTCTACCAGCACTACGACGCAGAAAGATAA
- a CDS encoding signal peptidase I has protein sequence MKKGFYKNQDSKKTIIWALLLLLITPYVIYLVPQQLGLDSYVVESSSMAPEMPKGSLVFESWENPKSYEEGDVVIFRPNQSNISEDLVVHRIIDIREGNYTNSFQTKGDANPGPDPGWTSGEQIIGERKFWIPYIGYYIIFTSRSPLIYLFLLIPAVLIIRGHLIKILEALDEEKKEPENQSKETQKIPLKRKSN, from the coding sequence ATGAAAAAAGGATTTTACAAGAACCAGGACTCGAAGAAAACAATTATCTGGGCCTTACTTCTACTGCTTATTACGCCCTACGTCATCTACCTGGTTCCTCAGCAACTAGGCCTAGACTCATACGTAGTAGAATCCAGCTCCATGGCCCCAGAAATGCCTAAAGGCTCACTAGTATTTGAGAGCTGGGAGAACCCGAAAAGCTACGAAGAAGGAGACGTAGTTATTTTCCGGCCTAACCAATCCAATATTAGCGAAGACCTTGTAGTGCATCGTATAATCGATATAAGAGAAGGAAACTACACCAACTCCTTTCAAACAAAAGGAGACGCAAACCCAGGCCCAGATCCTGGCTGGACCTCAGGCGAACAGATCATAGGAGAGAGAAAATTCTGGATACCATACATAGGATACTACATAATATTCACAAGCAGGAGCCCATTAATCTACCTATTCCTGCTCATACCCGCAGTCCTGATAATCCGGGGCCACCTGATAAAAATTCTTGAAGCCCTTGACGAAGAAAAGAAAGAACCAGAGAACCAATCAAAAGAAACCCAGAAAATACCTCTAAAGAGAAAAAGCAACTAA
- a CDS encoding ZIP family metal transporter, translating to MIIQNVIYSLAIASGLSALGALFLGLNEEKTEKIIPYLISLSAGTIFGGVFIHLVFKMANNIGYTRETGVLVLLGLAGSLGLERAVHWHCHNNDHHVDAISYVLLAGDAVHNVLDGFLIATSYIVGPAAGLASTIAIVMHKIPKEAGDYGILVDSGISKVRAVLFNILISLFMFIGAAAVLVSTQYVSGLEKFLLPLVIGNFVYIAGSDLLPRIKERQMGAHLLFFVLGVAVMYAIPYVKAAI from the coding sequence ATGATAATACAGAACGTAATCTACAGTCTTGCAATTGCATCAGGCCTCTCCGCACTGGGAGCTCTATTTCTGGGCCTTAACGAGGAGAAAACTGAAAAAATAATTCCTTATCTAATTTCTCTATCTGCTGGCACAATTTTTGGCGGGGTTTTCATACACTTAGTGTTCAAGATGGCGAACAACATTGGCTATACTCGTGAGACTGGAGTTCTTGTGCTTCTGGGCCTTGCAGGATCTCTAGGTCTTGAAAGAGCTGTCCACTGGCACTGCCACAACAATGATCATCACGTAGATGCTATCTCATATGTGCTTCTTGCAGGAGATGCAGTCCACAACGTTCTGGACGGGTTTCTGATTGCTACAAGCTATATTGTAGGTCCTGCCGCAGGTCTTGCATCGACCATTGCTATCGTGATGCACAAGATTCCGAAAGAGGCCGGTGACTATGGTATTCTGGTTGACAGCGGTATTTCAAAGGTTAGAGCTGTGCTCTTCAATATCTTGATCAGCCTGTTCATGTTTATAGGTGCTGCAGCGGTGCTTGTCTCAACTCAGTATGTTAGCGGCCTTGAGAAGTTCCTGCTTCCGCTTGTGATCGGTAACTTTGTCTATATTGCGGGTAGCGATCTTCTTCCGAGGATAAAGGAGAGGCAGATGGGAGCTCACCTACTGTTCTTCGTACTGGGCGTGGCTGTGATGTATGCTATTCCTTACGTTAAGGCCGCTATCTAG
- a CDS encoding VOC family protein — protein sequence MKIAHTMLRVSDPEAVIEFYEKAFNFELKRVSEHETFDLYFLGHPGQTAELELTYNHGEDEKYEKGEGFGHIAIHTPKGMDLQEAYENAVEAGGEDYRPPEECPGDYAFVKDPEGYEVEILKRSA from the coding sequence ATGAAAATAGCCCACACAATGCTCAGAGTATCAGACCCCGAAGCAGTAATCGAATTTTACGAAAAGGCCTTCAACTTCGAACTGAAGAGAGTCTCCGAACACGAAACATTCGACCTCTACTTCCTGGGACATCCAGGCCAGACCGCCGAACTCGAACTCACATACAACCACGGAGAAGACGAAAAATACGAGAAAGGAGAAGGATTCGGCCACATCGCCATCCACACACCAAAAGGCATGGACCTGCAGGAAGCATACGAAAACGCAGTAGAGGCCGGCGGAGAAGACTACCGACCACCAGAAGAATGTCCAGGAGACTACGCATTCGTCAAAGACCCTGAAGGCTACGAAGTAGAGATCCTGAAGAGAAGCGCCTAG
- a CDS encoding alpha/beta fold hydrolase, translating into MSRGLVEEGNENADEGLLVIPGISSGPFGSPFDEVVEEMSEYCRVVRVDTWDDARDLEELTLKDLHQQIDEAINRLTESGCERIHVIGKSFGGQLALTYPDNVSFSSMVLWAPAVGLGTSNVEKWRSTTLGHASTATDITIDTSTLQQLPAETLLIHGEQDQIVEVENSETIAENIQGADVRVLKDTGHSFQGSKDEVIENTLDFLSQATSSSR; encoded by the coding sequence ATGAGCAGAGGCCTGGTAGAGGAGGGCAATGAGAACGCAGATGAAGGCCTTCTCGTAATACCTGGTATCAGTAGCGGTCCTTTCGGCAGCCCTTTCGATGAAGTAGTGGAGGAAATGAGTGAATACTGCAGGGTTGTGAGGGTAGATACATGGGATGATGCACGCGACCTGGAAGAGTTGACCCTCAAGGATCTTCACCAGCAAATAGATGAGGCCATCAACAGGTTGACAGAATCAGGATGTGAGAGAATACATGTGATAGGAAAGTCGTTCGGAGGCCAGCTTGCATTAACCTACCCCGACAATGTGAGTTTTAGCTCCATGGTTCTATGGGCTCCAGCAGTAGGCCTCGGAACCAGCAATGTGGAAAAGTGGAGATCTACCACTCTAGGCCATGCCTCGACAGCCACAGATATCACCATCGACACATCAACCCTTCAACAACTACCAGCAGAGACTCTTCTTATACATGGAGAACAGGATCAAATAGTTGAAGTAGAGAACTCGGAGACCATAGCAGAAAACATTCAAGGTGCAGATGTGAGAGTTCTGAAAGACACCGGCCACTCCTTCCAGGGATCGAAAGATGAAGTGATCGAAAATACATTGGACTTCCTCAGTCAAGCAACTTCATCAAGTCGTTAA
- a CDS encoding CopG family ribbon-helix-helix protein, with product MEIISLSLDEETLEKIEEINEEGSFNGRSELIRKAIERLHRETMENSNLEGELNAVVVARHPHRKEQEIAKISHDYDHVITTQLHSKLSGDKCLEVFHTMGLASEVIEFYNELEGSKHTDSVTMLPQDQ from the coding sequence ATGGAAATAATAAGCCTCTCCCTGGACGAAGAAACACTGGAGAAAATCGAGGAAATAAACGAAGAAGGCAGCTTCAACGGCAGAAGCGAACTGATCAGAAAGGCCATAGAAAGACTTCACAGAGAAACAATGGAGAACAGCAACCTCGAAGGAGAACTTAACGCAGTAGTAGTGGCCCGACACCCTCACAGAAAGGAACAGGAGATAGCCAAGATTTCGCATGACTACGACCACGTCATCACCACACAGCTACACAGCAAACTCAGCGGAGACAAATGCCTCGAAGTATTCCACACCATGGGCCTCGCCAGCGAAGTAATAGAATTCTACAACGAACTCGAAGGAAGCAAACACACAGACTCAGTGACCATGCTACCACAAGACCAATAA